The Thermoleophilaceae bacterium genomic sequence AAGCGCAGCATCCCGAGCTCCTCACCCCGGACTCGCCCACGCAGCGCACGGGCGCGCCGCCGCTCGAGAAGTTCACGGAGGTGCCGCACCTCCAGCCGATGCTGTCGCTCGCCAACGCGCGCAACGAGGACGAGCTGCGCGCCTGGGAGACGCGCATCTACAACCAGCTGAAGAAGCAGGGCGTGGAGGACGCCCGGATCGAGTACGAGGCAGAGCCGAAGATCGACGGCCTCGCCATCTCGCTCGTCTATGAGAACGGTGTGTTCGTCCGCGGCGCCACGCGCGGCAACGGCGAGGTGGGCGAGGACGTGACTCGGAATCTGCGCACGATCAAGGCGATCCCGCTGCGTGTGGAGGGCGCGCCGCAGCTGCTCGAGGTGCGCGGTGAGGTGTACCTGCCTCGCTCCGCCTTCGCGAAGCTCAACGAGGACCGCGCTGCCGCGGGCGAGCCCACGTTCGCCAACCCGCGCAATTCGGCCGCCGGCTCGATCCGCCAGCTCGACCCGCAGCTGGCCGCGTCGAGGCCGCTGTCGATCTGGTGCTACGGCGTCGGCGCCCTCGAGGGGCACACCTTCAAGACGCAGTCGGAGACCCTCGAGTGGCTCGCGGAGCACGGGTTCAAGGTGAGCCCGGACGTGGCCGTCTACGACGACGTCGACTCGCTGGCGGCGGGCTGCCGGGCGTGGGAGGAGCGCCGCGAGTCACTCGACTTCGAGATCGACGGCGTGGTGGTGAAGGTGAACGACCTCGAGCTGCAGCGTTCGCTGGGGGTGGTGGGCCGCGAGCCGCGCGGGGCGATCGCCTGGAAGTTCCCGCCGATGACCGCCACCACCACGCTGAAGCAGGTGGCATGGAACGTGGGGCGTACCGGCCACATGATCCCGTTCGCCATGCTCGAGCCGGTGCAGGTGTCGGGCGTGACGGTCAAGCTCGCCACCCTTCACAACGAGGAGGACCTGCGGCGCAAGGACGTTCGCGACGGCGACGAGGTGATCGTGATGCGCGCCGGCGACGTGATCCCGCAGGTGGTGTCGCCGACGGCGAAGGCGCAGAAGCGGAGGAACCGGGCGGCGCCGCCGGAGCCGCCGGCGCGCTGCCCCGCGTGCGATACGCCCACGGTGAAGCCCAAGGAGGGCGTGTGGACGATCTGCCCCAACCGCGCGGGCTGCCCGGGGCAGGTGCTCCAGCACGTGAAGCACTTCGTCGGCGCGATGGACATCGACGGCTTCGGCGAGGAGACGGCGATCCGCTTCCTGCGCGAGGGCGTGATCCGCGGGCTCGCCGACATCTACGAGATCAACGCGGAGCAGCTCGTGTCGCTCGACGGCTTCGGCGAGATCTCGGCGCGCAACCTGCTGGCGTCGATCGAGGCCTCGAAGCAGCAGCCGTTCAGCCGCGTGCTCTACGGACTCGGGATCCCCGGCATC encodes the following:
- the ligA gene encoding NAD-dependent DNA ligase LigA, with the translated sequence MSRTQTPQQRVEELRKQLDYHNHRYYVLDDPEISDADYDVLINELREIEAQHPELLTPDSPTQRTGAPPLEKFTEVPHLQPMLSLANARNEDELRAWETRIYNQLKKQGVEDARIEYEAEPKIDGLAISLVYENGVFVRGATRGNGEVGEDVTRNLRTIKAIPLRVEGAPQLLEVRGEVYLPRSAFAKLNEDRAAAGEPTFANPRNSAAGSIRQLDPQLAASRPLSIWCYGVGALEGHTFKTQSETLEWLAEHGFKVSPDVAVYDDVDSLAAGCRAWEERRESLDFEIDGVVVKVNDLELQRSLGVVGREPRGAIAWKFPPMTATTTLKQVAWNVGRTGHMIPFAMLEPVQVSGVTVKLATLHNEEDLRRKDVRDGDEVIVMRAGDVIPQVVSPTAKAQKRRNRAAPPEPPARCPACDTPTVKPKEGVWTICPNRAGCPGQVLQHVKHFVGAMDIDGFGEETAIRFLREGVIRGLADIYEINAEQLVSLDGFGEISARNLLASIEASKQQPFSRVLYGLGIPGIGWVNARALAQRFRSIDALLGASAEEIEATGGIGPVLASTLVETLEDEHTRGMIERLRGYGLNLEEEGPAPPAEGPLAGKTVVLTGTLPNLTRDEAKRRIEDAGGKVDVGPDPISLMKAVKNETEIAGARAAHVRDGAAVVRFLAWLAREAPSG